One stretch of Rosistilla oblonga DNA includes these proteins:
- a CDS encoding LutC/YkgG family protein encodes MGSKARDSRQAILDRLRSREVTPVELPAIFGDDSISQVAIGFDDPPTQFAGTVEAVGGLCLQVGSMQEALNKLEQDEVYRDAARRCSLVGDEIPGNVNLQEIEDPHDLSSLDFLIARAEFGVAENGAMWITDRDIRHRASLFITQHLALVVSRHSIISNMHQAYERIGQPETPFGVFIAGPSKTADIEQSLVLGAHGCRTLTVFLVDEPA; translated from the coding sequence ATGGGAAGTAAAGCACGCGACAGCCGACAAGCGATCCTCGACCGATTGCGCAGCCGCGAGGTGACGCCAGTCGAATTGCCCGCGATCTTTGGCGACGATTCGATCAGCCAAGTTGCGATCGGCTTCGACGATCCGCCGACGCAGTTCGCTGGAACTGTTGAAGCGGTCGGAGGATTGTGTCTGCAGGTTGGTTCGATGCAGGAGGCGCTGAACAAGCTGGAACAGGACGAGGTCTACCGCGACGCGGCACGCCGTTGTTCGCTGGTCGGCGACGAGATCCCCGGCAACGTCAACTTGCAAGAGATCGAAGACCCGCACGATTTGAGCAGTCTCGATTTCCTGATCGCTCGAGCCGAGTTTGGCGTCGCCGAAAACGGGGCGATGTGGATCACCGACCGCGACATCCGGCATCGCGCTTCGCTGTTCATCACTCAGCACTTGGCGCTGGTCGTATCGCGGCATTCGATCATCAGCAACATGCACCAAGCGTACGAACGGATCGGCCAACCCGAGACACCCTTTGGCGTCTTCATCGCCGGCCCATCGAAGACCGCCGACATCGAACAGTCGCTGGTCCTAGGCGCCCACGGCTGCCGAACACTCACCGTCTTCTTAGTCGACGAGCCAGCCTAA
- a CDS encoding lactate utilization protein B, translated as MATVSEHPEKAAAYIADRSRSRWHDGALWFVRSKRDRMAHSLPEWERLRSTASQIKAHTIANLPEILQQFEANAKARGVHVHWAADAQEHNEIVLEIIRKQNATRVVKSKSMLTEECHLNPHLEVNGIEVIDTDLGERIVQMRGERPSHIVLPAIHIKKEEVGETFAKYLGTEPGASDPQYLTEAARQHLRSKFLEAEVGITGVNFAIAETGGFVVCTNEGNADLGASLPRVHIACMGIEKLIPRLVDLSVFVRLLARSATGQPITTYTSHFHGPRPGCELHIVLVDNGRSRIRDSDEFRSALGCIRCGACMNTCPVFRRSGGHSYDAVVPGPIGSVLSPAADTKQHRSLPYACSLCGSCTDVCPVKIPLHHQLLTWRQQIASQGLLPVSKTAAMRAGSMLFQHPRIYALAGALGRRALRWLPKSWIYNRANPWGLDRDLPEPPVESFRSWWQTNRQGTSVDEGMKSKEAKNGK; from the coding sequence ATGGCTACGGTTTCCGAGCATCCTGAAAAAGCAGCGGCTTATATCGCCGATCGCTCTCGTTCGCGCTGGCACGACGGGGCGCTGTGGTTTGTCCGCAGCAAGCGCGATCGGATGGCTCATTCGCTGCCCGAGTGGGAGCGGCTGCGGAGTACGGCTTCGCAGATCAAAGCTCACACGATCGCCAATCTCCCCGAGATCTTGCAGCAGTTCGAAGCGAACGCCAAGGCGCGCGGCGTGCATGTCCACTGGGCCGCCGACGCGCAAGAGCACAACGAGATCGTGCTGGAGATCATTCGCAAACAGAACGCGACCCGCGTCGTCAAAAGCAAGTCGATGCTGACCGAAGAGTGCCATTTGAATCCGCACTTGGAGGTCAACGGGATCGAGGTGATCGATACCGATCTGGGCGAACGGATCGTGCAGATGCGCGGCGAACGCCCCAGCCACATCGTCCTGCCGGCGATCCATATTAAGAAGGAAGAGGTCGGCGAGACGTTCGCTAAATATTTGGGGACCGAACCGGGGGCGAGCGATCCGCAGTACCTGACCGAAGCGGCTCGCCAGCATCTGCGCAGCAAGTTCTTGGAAGCCGAAGTTGGCATCACCGGCGTCAATTTTGCGATCGCCGAAACCGGCGGCTTTGTCGTCTGCACCAACGAAGGGAACGCCGATCTGGGCGCTTCGCTGCCGCGCGTCCACATCGCCTGCATGGGAATCGAAAAACTGATCCCACGGCTGGTCGATCTCAGCGTCTTCGTGCGGCTGTTGGCCCGTTCGGCGACCGGGCAACCGATCACCACCTACACCTCTCACTTCCACGGTCCGCGGCCTGGCTGCGAACTGCATATCGTGCTGGTCGACAACGGCCGCAGCCGGATCCGCGACAGCGATGAATTCCGATCGGCGCTCGGATGTATCCGCTGCGGCGCGTGCATGAACACCTGCCCCGTTTTTCGTCGCAGCGGCGGGCACAGCTACGACGCGGTCGTGCCGGGCCCGATCGGTTCGGTTCTGTCGCCGGCCGCCGATACGAAACAGCATCGCAGTCTGCCGTATGCGTGCAGTTTGTGTGGGTCCTGCACCGATGTTTGTCCCGTCAAAATTCCGCTGCACCATCAACTGCTCACCTGGCGTCAACAGATCGCATCCCAGGGACTGTTGCCGGTCAGCAAGACCGCGGCGATGCGAGCTGGCAGCATGTTGTTCCAGCATCCGCGAATCTACGCTTTGGCCGGAGCGCTTGGCCGCCGCGCGTTGCGTTGGTTGCCGAAGAGTTGGATCTACAATCGCGCCAACCCGTGGGGACTGGATCGCGATCTCCCCGAGCCGCCGGTGGAGAGTTTCCGTTCGTGGTGGCAGACCAATCGCCAAGGGACTTCGGTCGACGAGGGGATGAAATCAAAGGAAGCGAAAAATGGGAAGTAA
- a CDS encoding (Fe-S)-binding protein → MRVGLFVPCYIDQMYPDVAVATLELLEGAGLKVEFPAAQTCCGQPMANTGCNDAARPLAARFLDLFDPFDYIVCPSGSCTSMVRNHFSDLVGNDPRLASIQSRTFELCEFLHDVHPVDFSGNRFPFRVGLHQSCHGLRELRLGGDSEQMIERPDKVRSLLAQVQGLSFVELQRVDECCGFGGTFAVNERAVSVAMGEDRVQDHLEAGAEVMVASDMSCLMHLWGLISRQGSPLAVMHVAQVLAGRSPSVSVKNSIKPKAGNVL, encoded by the coding sequence ATGAGAGTCGGCCTGTTTGTTCCCTGCTACATCGACCAAATGTATCCCGATGTTGCGGTCGCGACCCTGGAACTGCTCGAAGGGGCGGGTTTGAAGGTCGAGTTCCCCGCCGCCCAAACCTGCTGTGGCCAACCGATGGCCAACACCGGATGCAACGATGCGGCGCGGCCGCTGGCGGCGAGGTTCTTGGATCTGTTCGATCCCTTCGATTACATCGTCTGTCCCTCGGGCAGCTGCACGTCGATGGTTCGCAATCACTTCAGCGACCTCGTCGGCAACGATCCGCGGCTGGCATCGATCCAGTCGCGAACCTTTGAGTTGTGCGAATTTTTGCACGATGTCCATCCGGTCGATTTCAGCGGCAACCGGTTTCCATTCCGCGTCGGTTTGCACCAATCGTGCCACGGTCTGCGCGAACTGCGACTCGGCGGCGACAGCGAACAGATGATCGAACGCCCCGACAAAGTCCGTTCGCTGTTGGCTCAGGTTCAGGGATTGAGCTTCGTCGAATTGCAACGCGTCGACGAATGTTGTGGCTTCGGCGGAACGTTTGCGGTTAATGAACGAGCCGTCTCGGTGGCGATGGGCGAAGACCGCGTGCAGGATCATCTGGAGGCGGGAGCCGAGGTGATGGTCGCATCGGATATGTCCTGCCTGATGCATCTGTGGGGCCTGATCAGTCGTCAAGGTTCTCCGCTGGCTGTGATGCACGTCGCGCAAGTCCTCGCCGGGCGATCCCCTTCGGTCTCGGTTAAAAACTCGATCAAACCGAAAGCTGGCAACGTGTTGTAA
- a CDS encoding pyrimidine/purine nucleoside phosphorylase translates to MKVNEYFDGNVTSIAFENSEGRATAGVMAAGEYEFGTSENEWMKVVSGELQVKLPGAESFKSFPAGTDFRVGANVKFQLIVPEPTVYLCFYGESAV, encoded by the coding sequence ATGAAGGTAAATGAATATTTCGACGGCAACGTCACGTCGATCGCTTTTGAAAACAGCGAAGGCCGGGCGACCGCGGGCGTAATGGCGGCGGGAGAATACGAGTTCGGCACTTCGGAAAACGAGTGGATGAAAGTCGTTTCGGGCGAATTGCAAGTCAAACTGCCCGGCGCCGAAAGCTTCAAGTCGTTTCCGGCGGGAACCGATTTCCGCGTCGGTGCCAACGTGAAGTTCCAGTTGATCGTCCCCGAACCGACGGTCTACCTCTGCTTCTACGGCGAATCGGCAGTTTAA
- a CDS encoding ATP-binding cassette domain-containing protein yields MALISLQNITIGFRGPSLLDDVNCQIEAGGRIGLLGRNGAGKSTLLKMLRGGVLPDHGSIILSPGTRVAYLQQDVPSGTSETVAEVTAKGLGEEFHLQENAWEAEHLVEQTLSRMELDGEALFETLSSGMKRRVLLAQAIVSKPQLLLLDEPTNHLDIEAIGWLEGFLAKWPGTLIFVTHDRMFLRKVATRILEIDRGQLFDWSCDYDTFLRRKEEALAAQEKQDALFDKKLAQEEVWIRQGIKARRTRNEGRVRALEKLRETRSQRRGATGTVQMQVQAAERSGNLVTEVKDVSFEYPDRPILKNFSTSIMRGDKIGIIGPNGVGKTTMLKILLGQLEPQSGTVRTGTNLQIAYFDQLRDQLDEEETIQENVGLGHTQIVINGREKHIIGYLQDFLFSPERARTQVKFLSGGERNRVLLARLFANPANVIVLDEPTNDLDAETLEMLEDKLVGYDGTLLLVSHDRAFLNNVVTSTIVYEPDGVKEYVGGYDDWLAQRGPLPTATTESSSAGGSKSKSKGKAKADPEPAKKRLSYKQQRELDGLPAKIETLEGQIAEIHQTIADPSFYQGPGERIAEEQRKLKDLEQKLADTYARWEELEGT; encoded by the coding sequence ATGGCTCTTATTTCACTGCAAAACATCACCATCGGATTTCGCGGCCCCAGTCTGCTGGACGACGTCAATTGCCAGATCGAAGCCGGCGGGCGGATCGGTCTGCTGGGACGCAATGGCGCGGGGAAGTCGACGCTGCTGAAGATGCTCCGCGGCGGAGTCCTCCCCGACCACGGATCGATCATCCTTTCGCCGGGCACGCGGGTCGCGTACCTGCAGCAAGATGTCCCCTCGGGAACCAGCGAAACCGTCGCCGAAGTAACCGCGAAGGGACTCGGCGAAGAGTTCCATCTGCAGGAGAACGCCTGGGAGGCGGAGCACCTGGTCGAACAGACCCTGTCGCGGATGGAGCTGGATGGCGAGGCGTTGTTCGAAACGCTGTCGTCGGGAATGAAGCGCCGCGTCCTGTTGGCTCAAGCGATCGTTTCGAAGCCTCAGTTGCTGCTGTTGGACGAACCGACAAACCACTTGGACATCGAAGCGATCGGTTGGTTGGAAGGCTTTCTCGCCAAATGGCCCGGGACGCTGATCTTCGTAACGCACGATCGGATGTTTTTGCGGAAAGTGGCGACGCGGATCCTGGAGATCGATCGCGGCCAGTTGTTCGATTGGTCGTGCGATTACGACACGTTCCTGCGGCGTAAAGAAGAGGCCTTGGCGGCGCAAGAGAAACAGGACGCGCTGTTCGACAAAAAACTGGCTCAAGAGGAAGTCTGGATTCGCCAGGGAATCAAGGCTCGGCGGACCCGCAACGAAGGACGCGTGCGAGCGTTGGAAAAGCTGCGTGAAACGCGATCGCAGCGCCGCGGCGCGACCGGCACCGTGCAGATGCAGGTGCAAGCCGCCGAGCGGAGCGGCAACCTGGTGACCGAAGTCAAAGATGTCAGCTTCGAATATCCCGATCGCCCGATCTTGAAGAACTTCTCGACAAGCATCATGCGTGGCGACAAGATCGGAATCATCGGCCCCAACGGCGTCGGCAAGACGACGATGCTGAAGATCCTGCTGGGACAACTGGAACCTCAATCGGGAACAGTTCGGACGGGAACCAATCTACAGATCGCCTACTTCGACCAACTGCGGGATCAATTGGACGAAGAGGAAACGATTCAGGAGAACGTTGGTCTGGGGCACACGCAGATCGTGATCAACGGTCGCGAGAAACATATCATCGGCTACCTGCAGGACTTTTTGTTCAGCCCCGAACGGGCCCGCACGCAGGTGAAATTCCTGTCCGGCGGCGAACGCAATCGCGTCCTGTTGGCGCGGCTGTTCGCCAACCCGGCCAACGTGATCGTGTTGGATGAACCGACAAACGATCTCGATGCGGAGACGCTGGAGATGCTCGAAGACAAGTTGGTCGGATACGACGGCACGCTGCTGTTGGTCAGCCACGACCGGGCGTTCTTGAACAATGTCGTCACCAGCACGATCGTCTACGAACCCGATGGCGTGAAGGAATACGTCGGCGGATACGACGATTGGCTGGCTCAACGCGGGCCGCTGCCAACGGCGACGACCGAGAGCAGTTCGGCTGGCGGCAGCAAATCGAAATCGAAGGGGAAGGCGAAAGCCGATCCCGAACCGGCGAAGAAGCGGCTGAGCTACAAGCAACAGCGCGAACTCGACGGCTTGCCAGCAAAGATCGAGACCTTGGAAGGTCAAATCGCCGAGATCCATCAGACGATCGCCGACCCCAGCTTTTATCAGGGGCCGGGAGAGCGGATCGCCGAGGAGCAACGGAAGCTGAAAGACCTGGAACAGAAGCTGGCCGATACCTACGCGCGGTGGGAAGAGCTGGAGGGGACTTGA
- a CDS encoding arginyltransferase yields the protein MFQPARAQSESSNPLIVVHDEPQPCPYIPGREARMPLQWPMGTMTPEMHDRCLAEGYRRSGPFLYRTKCERCQACESTRVDMQDFRWSQSFRRILNRGNRDLQVRIAPPTVDAARVELFNQHRNARQLGLSERELDAQEYSGFLVETVCDTKEISFWKDDQLVAIATTDFGRDSLSLVYCFFDPQFSRYSPGTYSILKNFELAMQSDRRWVYLGMYVASNSHLNYKARFVPQQRLHQKDWTTFR from the coding sequence ATGTTCCAGCCCGCACGAGCTCAAAGCGAATCGAGCAATCCATTGATCGTCGTTCACGACGAACCTCAGCCATGCCCTTATATCCCCGGCCGCGAGGCGCGGATGCCGCTGCAGTGGCCGATGGGAACGATGACGCCCGAGATGCACGACCGCTGTCTGGCCGAAGGGTATCGCCGCAGCGGGCCGTTTTTGTATCGCACGAAATGCGAACGATGTCAGGCTTGCGAATCGACGCGGGTCGACATGCAAGACTTCCGCTGGTCGCAATCGTTTCGGCGGATCTTGAACCGCGGCAACCGCGATCTGCAGGTTCGCATCGCCCCGCCGACAGTCGACGCGGCGCGAGTGGAGCTGTTCAATCAACATCGCAACGCCCGCCAATTGGGGCTGTCCGAGCGGGAACTCGACGCGCAAGAGTATTCGGGTTTCCTTGTCGAAACCGTCTGCGACACCAAAGAGATCAGCTTCTGGAAAGACGATCAATTGGTCGCGATCGCAACGACCGACTTCGGCCGCGACAGCCTGTCGCTGGTCTACTGCTTCTTCGATCCGCAGTTCAGCCGCTACAGCCCAGGGACTTATTCGATCCTGAAGAACTTCGAACTGGCGATGCAATCCGACCGCCGCTGGGTCTATTTGGGGATGTACGTCGCCAGCAATTCGCACCTGAATTACAAAGCTCGCTTCGTGCCACAGCAGCGTTTACACCAAAAGGACTGGACGACTTTCCGCTAA
- a CDS encoding thioredoxin family protein, with amino-acid sequence MRKPQIGSVLIGAVIGCSLMLAQSEASGEIRWINSVRQAQQKWSASRKPLLVYVTSESCFFCKKLDQATWMDPSVGDLVKERFVKLKVNGQRNHAIAQQLNVTAFPTVIVLSADGQVLGRRDGFVEPTEMSAFLQTVAPATTLH; translated from the coding sequence ATGCGTAAACCGCAAATTGGCAGTGTGTTGATTGGAGCCGTGATTGGATGCAGCCTGATGCTAGCCCAAAGCGAAGCGAGTGGCGAAATCCGCTGGATCAATTCGGTCCGCCAAGCACAGCAGAAATGGAGCGCGTCGCGTAAACCGTTGTTGGTCTACGTCACGTCGGAGAGCTGTTTCTTCTGCAAGAAATTGGACCAAGCAACCTGGATGGACCCGTCGGTAGGCGATCTGGTAAAGGAACGCTTTGTCAAATTGAAAGTCAACGGACAACGCAATCATGCGATCGCACAGCAGTTGAACGTGACGGCCTTCCCGACAGTCATCGTTCTGTCGGCCGACGGCCAAGTGCTCGGACGCCGCGATGGTTTTGTCGAACCGACCGAGATGTCGGCATTCCTGCAAACCGTCGCCCCTGCGACGACGCTGCATTAA
- a CDS encoding zf-HC2 domain-containing protein translates to MNRPQTSSDDWQPCEPGTLQRLADRQRRGRRIAATKRIAVPVAAVALLFVVGLSFTRRDQPAHQPHGGLSCAEFARHIHAYAENQVDATLAGQMHQHALDCPRCQQKLDALRDAAATRFPAAAPGLPLPLGPITDGGRDLLALTESR, encoded by the coding sequence GTGAACCGACCGCAAACCTCTTCGGACGACTGGCAGCCTTGCGAGCCGGGGACCTTGCAACGTTTGGCCGATCGACAACGCCGCGGCCGGCGGATCGCAGCGACCAAGCGGATCGCAGTGCCAGTCGCTGCGGTGGCGTTGTTGTTTGTCGTCGGACTCAGTTTCACCCGCCGCGACCAACCGGCCCACCAGCCGCACGGCGGCCTGTCGTGCGCTGAATTCGCTCGCCACATCCACGCCTATGCCGAGAACCAAGTCGATGCGACGTTGGCGGGGCAGATGCACCAACACGCGTTGGATTGCCCTCGCTGTCAGCAGAAGCTCGATGCGCTGCGCGACGCGGCGGCGACCCGTTTCCCCGCCGCTGCCCCAGGCTTACCGTTGCCACTAGGCCCCATTACCGATGGCGGCCGCGACCTACTGGCGCTCACAGAGTCTCGCTAA
- a CDS encoding vitamin B12-dependent ribonucleotide reductase, translated as MAIAPTCPQNDLQHGIDHARAKFSSAGRSSVVGLKIDSEFCPTDVDSPFDTSEWVLRSAAIKDETGTALFEQHACEVPAKWSQLATNVVVSKYFYGDPKKAERETSVRQLIHRVTRTISDWGLADGYFDTAEDGENFYRDLTWLCLHQHGAFNSPVWFNVGLYDQYGVTGAKCNWHYDKTQGRVDQPENPYEFPQGSACFIQKVEDNMEDIMRLATSEAMLFKFGSGTGTDLSSIRSERENLSGGGNPSGPLSFMRVYDQIAAVVKSGGKTRRAAKMQSLKVWHPDILEFIECKWSEERKAHALIQQGYDSNFNGEAYSSVMFQNANLSVRVTDDYMKAVRDGKRWQTQWISEKATGTPPEYDARELLNKMAECAWHCGDPGVQYDSTINTWHTCPNSGRINASNPCSEYMFLDDTACNLASINLMKFRRADGSFDVDRFHAACRVFFIAQEILVDHASYPTADIALNSHNYRPLGLGYSNLGSLVMTSGLPYDSDGARGLCGSLTALMHGSANLTSAEMAGVVGPFEGFANNREPMLKVMGMHRDAVEDINDEGPEYLKDAARNLWDKVIELGNRYGFRNAQATVLAPTGTISFLMDCDTTGVEPDIALVKYKQLAGGGMLKIVNRGVEGALESLGYDTTQAKEIVAYIDEHDTIEGAPHLADEHLPVFDCAFTPAGGTRSIAWQAHVTMMAAAQPFLSGAISKTVNMPTDSTPQDIADAYFWGWELGLKAIAIYRDGSKQSQPLNTKSGEKTAADAEVKVVEKVVYRPRRERLEDTRHSLTHKFNIAGHEGYINVGLYPDGRPGEVFITMAKEGSTIGGLMDSFGTSTSIALQYGVPIEVLVNKFTHTRFEPMGHTSNPDIRIAKSIVDYIFRWMGITFLAGYREATVPGAAEKSDSGTSTETKSPASEAASKESGDGEEMKLGGNGPTTETHDTAARFTVGNLPTVNIDALERAGVSMQISADGANDIDKPGSRSDQFARFQSDAPACDNCGSITVRNGNCYLCHNCGASMGCS; from the coding sequence ATGGCAATTGCGCCGACATGTCCCCAAAATGACCTGCAACATGGTATCGATCACGCCCGCGCCAAGTTTTCCTCCGCTGGACGCAGTAGCGTCGTTGGACTGAAAATTGATTCGGAGTTCTGCCCAACCGATGTCGACAGCCCGTTCGACACCAGCGAGTGGGTGCTCCGTAGCGCGGCGATCAAAGACGAAACGGGCACCGCTTTGTTCGAGCAACACGCCTGCGAAGTCCCCGCGAAGTGGAGCCAACTGGCGACCAACGTCGTCGTCAGCAAGTACTTCTATGGCGACCCCAAGAAGGCCGAACGCGAAACCAGCGTTCGCCAATTGATCCACCGCGTCACCCGCACGATCTCCGACTGGGGATTGGCCGACGGTTACTTCGACACCGCCGAAGATGGTGAAAATTTCTATCGCGATCTGACTTGGTTGTGCCTGCACCAACACGGTGCTTTCAACAGCCCAGTTTGGTTTAATGTCGGTCTATACGACCAGTACGGCGTGACCGGCGCGAAGTGCAACTGGCACTACGACAAGACACAAGGCCGCGTCGACCAACCCGAGAACCCCTACGAATTTCCTCAGGGCTCGGCTTGCTTCATCCAGAAGGTTGAAGACAACATGGAAGACATCATGCGTCTTGCGACAAGCGAGGCGATGTTGTTCAAGTTTGGCAGCGGCACCGGCACCGACCTATCGAGCATCCGCAGCGAGCGAGAGAACCTGTCGGGCGGCGGCAACCCATCGGGCCCGCTGTCGTTCATGCGTGTCTACGATCAGATCGCGGCGGTTGTTAAGAGCGGCGGCAAGACCCGTCGCGCTGCGAAGATGCAGTCCTTAAAGGTATGGCATCCCGATATCTTGGAATTCATCGAGTGCAAGTGGAGCGAAGAGCGAAAGGCTCACGCGCTGATCCAACAAGGTTACGACAGCAACTTCAACGGCGAAGCCTATTCGTCGGTGATGTTCCAAAACGCGAACCTGTCGGTCCGCGTGACCGATGATTACATGAAAGCGGTCCGCGACGGCAAGCGTTGGCAAACGCAATGGATCAGCGAAAAAGCGACCGGCACGCCGCCGGAATACGACGCTCGCGAACTGTTGAACAAGATGGCCGAATGCGCATGGCACTGCGGCGATCCCGGCGTTCAATACGACTCGACGATCAACACCTGGCACACCTGCCCTAACAGCGGCCGGATCAACGCCAGCAACCCTTGCTCGGAATACATGTTCCTGGACGACACGGCTTGCAACCTGGCGTCGATCAATCTGATGAAGTTCCGCCGCGCCGACGGCAGCTTCGACGTCGATCGTTTCCACGCCGCCTGCCGCGTCTTCTTCATCGCTCAAGAAATCCTTGTCGATCACGCCAGCTATCCAACCGCCGACATCGCGCTGAACAGCCACAACTATCGCCCGTTGGGTCTGGGGTATTCGAACCTCGGTTCGTTGGTGATGACCAGCGGCCTGCCTTACGATTCCGACGGAGCTCGCGGATTGTGCGGCAGCCTGACCGCGCTGATGCACGGATCGGCTAACCTGACAAGCGCCGAGATGGCGGGTGTTGTCGGACCGTTTGAAGGCTTCGCCAACAATCGCGAACCGATGCTGAAGGTGATGGGCATGCACCGCGATGCCGTCGAAGACATCAACGACGAGGGCCCTGAATACCTTAAGGATGCAGCTCGCAACCTGTGGGACAAGGTCATCGAACTTGGCAACCGCTACGGATTCCGCAACGCTCAAGCGACCGTGCTGGCACCAACCGGAACGATCAGCTTCTTGATGGACTGCGATACCACGGGCGTCGAGCCCGATATCGCGCTTGTCAAATACAAGCAACTGGCTGGCGGCGGAATGCTGAAGATCGTCAACCGCGGCGTCGAAGGTGCTCTGGAATCGCTCGGTTACGACACGACGCAAGCCAAAGAAATCGTCGCCTACATCGACGAACACGATACGATCGAAGGTGCACCACATCTTGCCGACGAGCATCTGCCCGTCTTCGATTGTGCGTTTACGCCCGCCGGTGGAACGCGCAGCATCGCTTGGCAAGCTCACGTGACGATGATGGCCGCCGCTCAACCGTTCCTGTCGGGTGCGATCAGCAAGACGGTCAACATGCCGACCGATTCGACTCCTCAAGATATCGCCGACGCTTATTTCTGGGGTTGGGAACTGGGCCTTAAAGCGATCGCGATCTATCGCGATGGTTCGAAGCAGAGCCAACCGCTGAACACCAAGAGCGGTGAGAAGACCGCGGCGGATGCGGAAGTCAAGGTTGTCGAGAAGGTTGTCTATCGACCACGCCGCGAACGCTTGGAAGATACCCGCCACAGCTTGACCCACAAGTTCAACATCGCGGGGCACGAAGGCTACATCAACGTCGGCCTGTATCCCGACGGTCGCCCTGGCGAAGTCTTCATCACGATGGCGAAAGAGGGATCGACGATCGGCGGTCTGATGGACAGCTTCGGCACCTCGACTTCGATCGCGCTGCAATACGGCGTTCCGATCGAGGTCTTGGTCAACAAGTTCACTCACACCCGCTTCGAACCGATGGGGCATACCAGCAACCCTGACATTCGAATCGCCAAGAGTATCGTCGATTACATCTTCCGTTGGATGGGAATTACCTTCCTGGCGGGATACCGCGAAGCGACAGTACCGGGTGCGGCGGAGAAGAGCGACAGCGGAACTTCGACCGAAACGAAGTCGCCCGCAAGCGAAGCTGCTTCGAAAGAATCCGGCGACGGCGAAGAGATGAAGCTCGGCGGCAACGGCCCAACAACCGAAACCCACGACACCGCAGCGAGATTCACCGTTGGCAATCTGCCCACCGTGAACATCGACGCTCTGGAACGAGCTGGCGTTTCGATGCAGATCTCGGCTGACGGAGCGAACGACATCGACAAGCCTGGTTCGCGCAGCGATCAATTCGCTCGCTTCCAAAGCGATGCACCGGCCTGCGATAACTGCGGCAGCATCACCGTTCGCAACGGTAACTGTTACCTGTGCCACAACTGTGGTGCCAGCATGGGCTGCAGCTAA
- a CDS encoding dihydrofolate reductase: protein MSLTAVVAATPTGTIGLDNDMPWQLSHDLRRFKRLTMGSILIMGRKTFDSIGRPLPGRTTFVLTRDQSWAHPGVEAFTDPDAMLVAVGDRSAYVVGGAQIYTAMMPACDHLYLTRVWSQVVGDTAVEIDLQDWRCRFVERIPAGSRDSIPSEFSVWDRA, encoded by the coding sequence GTGTCATTGACTGCTGTTGTTGCTGCCACTCCCACCGGAACGATCGGTCTGGATAACGATATGCCGTGGCAACTGAGTCACGATCTGCGGCGTTTCAAGCGATTGACGATGGGCAGCATTCTGATCATGGGGCGGAAGACGTTTGATTCGATCGGACGCCCGCTGCCCGGGCGAACGACGTTTGTCTTGACCCGCGACCAATCGTGGGCGCATCCCGGCGTCGAGGCTTTCACCGATCCCGACGCGATGCTTGTGGCGGTTGGCGATCGCTCGGCCTACGTCGTCGGCGGTGCTCAAATCTACACGGCGATGATGCCGGCCTGCGATCATCTGTACCTGACGCGCGTCTGGAGCCAGGTCGTCGGAGACACCGCGGTCGAGATCGATCTCCAAGATTGGCGATGCCGCTTTGTCGAACGGATCCCCGCCGGTTCGCGCGACAGCATCCCCAGCGAATTCAGCGTCTGGGATCGAGCCTAA